One genomic window of Caballeronia sp. SBC1 includes the following:
- a CDS encoding SDR family NAD(P)-dependent oxidoreductase — protein sequence MTRLNGKTAVITGGATGIGRAAAKRFIEEGAFVFIFGRRQESLGAAVAELGPNARAVKGSVSDLADLDRLYAAVKAERGTLDIVFANAGAGSQLPLGKITAEHIDETFDTNVKGTIFTVQKALPLMGQGGSIILTGSSAGTTGAPGMSAYSASKAAVRNLARTWAEDLKGTGIRVNVLSPGATATELAKAALGEEGQKLYASMTPLQRMADPAEIGAVAAFLASSDSSFMTASEVAVDGGLAQL from the coding sequence ATGACCAGACTGAATGGAAAGACCGCTGTGATCACCGGTGGCGCTACCGGCATCGGCCGCGCCGCAGCAAAGCGCTTCATCGAGGAGGGTGCCTTCGTCTTCATCTTCGGCCGCCGGCAGGAATCGCTCGGCGCCGCTGTGGCAGAGCTCGGGCCCAATGCCCGCGCGGTGAAGGGCTCGGTCTCCGATCTGGCCGACCTCGACCGACTCTACGCGGCGGTGAAGGCCGAGCGCGGAACCCTCGACATCGTCTTCGCCAATGCCGGCGCGGGAAGCCAGCTTCCGCTCGGCAAGATCACCGCCGAGCACATTGACGAAACCTTCGACACCAATGTGAAGGGTACGATCTTCACGGTCCAGAAGGCGCTGCCGCTGATGGGGCAAGGCGGCTCGATAATCCTGACCGGATCGAGCGCCGGCACAACGGGCGCGCCGGGAATGAGCGCCTACAGCGCGAGCAAGGCGGCAGTGCGCAACCTCGCGCGGACCTGGGCGGAGGACCTGAAGGGCACCGGAATCCGGGTGAACGTGCTGTCGCCCGGGGCGACAGCGACCGAACTCGCGAAGGCAGCGCTCGGCGAGGAAGGCCAGAAGCTTTACGCCTCGATGACTCCGCTCCAGCGCATGGCCGATCCAGCGGAGATCGGGGCCGTGGCCGCCTTTCTCGCGTCGTCGGACAGCAGCTTCATGA
- a CDS encoding helix-turn-helix domain-containing protein, with the protein MTDCSQNCGGRYSYGLAATLSIISGKWKPLILYFLLDGPKRYGELKRNVHGVSAKVLIQQLKELEADHVLARTDYKEVPPRVDYALTPLGRSLADKIVPLCTWGTENMAEMVSMLAERDGLL; encoded by the coding sequence ATGACTGACTGTTCTCAAAATTGCGGTGGCCGCTACTCCTACGGGCTCGCCGCCACGCTCAGCATCATCTCGGGCAAGTGGAAGCCGCTGATCCTGTACTTCCTGCTCGACGGCCCGAAGCGCTACGGCGAGCTCAAGCGCAACGTCCACGGCGTCAGCGCCAAGGTGCTGATCCAGCAATTGAAGGAACTGGAGGCCGATCACGTGCTGGCGCGGACCGACTACAAGGAGGTGCCACCGCGCGTGGACTACGCGCTTACTCCGCTCGGCCGCAGTCTGGCCGACAAGATTGTCCCGCTGTGCACCTGGGGAACCGAGAACATGGCAGAAATGGTGAGCATGCTCGCCGAACGCGACGGTTTGCTTTAG
- a CDS encoding NADPH-dependent F420 reductase — protein sequence MSTISIIGTGGMATAIGGRTAKAGYTLEVISRDPTKARALADKLAAGATTGTYGAAPAGDIVILAVPYGSAATVLAEYGDALDGKVIIDITNPISPDLTGLVTPHGSSGAQEIAKVAPAGAHVVKAFNTLFGPVLAQRGRLDAFIAADDPNAKARVSTFLESLGLRPFDVGALHMASTLESLGLMLIGLAKNGAGTFDIALNVDVG from the coding sequence ATGAGCACTATCAGCATCATCGGCACAGGTGGCATGGCCACGGCGATCGGCGGCCGTACCGCCAAGGCTGGATACACTCTCGAGGTCATCAGCCGCGACCCCACCAAGGCGCGGGCGCTGGCCGACAAGCTCGCAGCCGGAGCGACCACTGGGACCTACGGTGCCGCGCCGGCGGGCGACATTGTCATCCTCGCCGTGCCGTACGGCAGTGCGGCGACGGTGTTGGCCGAGTACGGGGATGCGCTCGACGGCAAGGTGATCATCGACATCACCAATCCGATCTCCCCCGACCTCACGGGCCTCGTCACACCCCACGGCAGTTCTGGCGCGCAGGAGATCGCCAAGGTCGCCCCCGCCGGCGCGCATGTCGTGAAGGCGTTCAACACCCTCTTCGGCCCTGTACTTGCTCAGCGCGGACGCCTCGACGCGTTCATCGCCGCTGACGATCCGAACGCCAAGGCGCGCGTCTCAACCTTCCTTGAGAGTCTCGGGCTGCGTCCGTTCGATGTCGGCGCCCTGCACATGGCCTCGACGCTCGAGTCGCTCGGCCTGATGCTCATCGGCCTAGCCAAAAACGGCGCCGGCACCTTCGACATCGCCTTGAACGTCGATGTAGGCTGA